The DNA sequence CGCCTCACGCAGCCTGTCCTTTTAAATCCTATCGGCCTGTTATTGCCATTGAAGCACCCCGAGCATTCGCTGTTAAAAAGCCCCGAATCGGTCGCTCCTTTTGCTCACTGTGTCCATAGCTTCATGATGAGCGTCTTCAGGACCGCTCAGGGGGTAGAGGGCTCTGGCGCGCGAACACAGCCGCAGCATTCCTCAAGCTTCCTTGCAGCAGGGACACCAGGAGCGCCGCACAAACGATCGAGCTCGCCCCGACATAACCGAGCAAGCCGAAGTGCTCACCAAACACCAGAGCAGCCAAGGTGGCAGCGATGACCGGTTCGACGCTTGTCACCAGCACCGCCCGTGACGCTTCTATCCTCTTGAGGCCGGTGTAGTAGAGAAAGTAGGCCACATAGGTCGAAAAGAACACCAGCAGCAGCAACAACCCCCACACCTGCAGGCTCTTGGGGCTGAACGTCACCAGCGGCCCTAGCATAAGCGCCCCCAAGGGCATGAGCAGCGCGCAGATGGTGACGGGGCTGTAGCGGCCCAGCATCCACTTGTCGAAGAGGTAGAGGCTGGCGTGGCTTGCCGCTGCCAAAAGACCCCAGAAGATGGCCAGGGCGGAGACGGTCATCCCCTCACCCCCACCACCCGAGACGAGGAGGACCCCCAGCAGCGTCACGAGCACCAGGCCGAGCTTTAACGGTGTCAGAGCCTCTCGGAGCAACAACCACGCGCCCACCACCACAAACACCGGCGCTGCCGCGAGCAGGACGACCGCGAGGTTCACACCGCCATGGTCTACGGCAAGGATGAACGACACGTAGTGAAGGATGCCCACGAGAGCAAAACCGAGGAAGAACCCTGAGTCACGGCGTCGCTTCAGGTAGAGGTCTCCTCTTAAGCCCGCGTGGGCGCAAAAGAGCAGCCCGCTCAGCGCGGCCCGCCAGAAGGCGATCTCCAAAGGTTCGATGCCGGCTGCCAACATCCCTTTGGTGAGCAAGCCGATGAGCCCCCAGAGTGCGGCCGCCAAGAAGATGAGCTCGTACGCCATGCAGCGAATCCAGGAGCTGCTAGCGGCCGCGGACGTTCACCGCAGCGGGCGGTGCTTCAGTGAGGAGCGAGGCGGGAGGCGGGGCTGGCAAAAACCAGAAAAGCCACAGTGCCGCCAGGAGAAGGATGCCCAGCCAGGCGGGATCCCCCGAAAATATCTTGCGTTCCCTATGAATCATGCTCCACTCCCATCGAGATAAGCTGCCGACGCTCTGCTGGAGGTAACTGGGCGGCCCCTGAGCACCCCGCAGCTCAAGTGCGAAATCAAGCCTCCCATGAAGATGATGCTCCCGAGTGCCAGGCGTAGTCCTATGAACTCCGCCAGCCCGCCGATGATCACGGGCCCCAGCAAC is a window from the Deinococcota bacterium genome containing:
- a CDS encoding DMT family transporter — encoded protein: MAYELIFLAAALWGLIGLLTKGMLAAGIEPLEIAFWRAALSGLLFCAHAGLRGDLYLKRRRDSGFFLGFALVGILHYVSFILAVDHGGVNLAVVLLAAAPVFVVVGAWLLLREALTPLKLGLVLVTLLGVLLVSGGGGEGMTVSALAIFWGLLAAASHASLYLFDKWMLGRYSPVTICALLMPLGALMLGPLVTFSPKSLQVWGLLLLLVFFSTYVAYFLYYTGLKRIEASRAVLVTSVEPVIAATLAALVFGEHFGLLGYVGASSIVCAALLVSLLQGSLRNAAAVFARQSPLPPERS